One genomic segment of Corynebacterium durum includes these proteins:
- a CDS encoding LD-carboxypeptidase — protein sequence MSLRVPVKASPGDRVAVLSPSFAAPAVAPAVHEQAMLRLKDLTGLIPVEFPTTRLIDASPQHRAQDINSAFADPDIKAVLATIGGTDQITVIPHLDAQLIHDNPKIFIGYSDNTNLHNWL from the coding sequence ATGTCATTACGGGTTCCGGTTAAGGCATCACCAGGTGATCGGGTCGCAGTGTTGTCGCCGTCATTTGCGGCACCTGCTGTAGCACCGGCCGTGCATGAGCAAGCGATGCTTCGACTTAAAGATCTCACTGGACTGATTCCTGTCGAGTTTCCTACAACCCGGCTTATTGACGCCTCGCCACAGCACCGTGCGCAGGATATCAACAGTGCCTTTGCGGACCCTGATATAAAAGCTGTGCTGGCCACCATTGGTGGGACAGATCAGATTACGGTCATTCCACATTTGGACGCACAACTGATACATGACAATCCTAAGATTTTCATTGGCTATAGTGACAACACCAACCTGCACAATTGGTTATGA